In the genome of Labeo rohita strain BAU-BD-2019 chromosome 2, IGBB_LRoh.1.0, whole genome shotgun sequence, the window gtggattttgatgtgagagacaacaggagatggactttttcactggaggaagcattattatggttTACAGACtcgtattttagccagaagcaacactttgaaattaaaaaacatcttaatgatggatttgtttcttacaaacaggcagcttttgtcttctcaagatgttaactgacggactggagtggtgtggattacttgtggattgttgtgatgtttttatcagctgtttgaactctcattctgacggcacccattcacaccTATTCATGAGCAAGtcatgcaatgctacatttctccaaatctgatgaagaaacaaactcatctacatcctgGGAAGGAGTCGTGCAAGATGTTTTTCTACATGTGCGAAGCAGGAGACTTCTTCATTTTCTCTCTCATCAGCATCTAGAAACAGAAggcattatttttgtaattttctttcCTATGGGATTCCATATCAAAAGTGTCTTTGTTCACACAGGCTCTCTGGATTTCTCTCTGCAGTGTAGTTTGCATTTTTCATGCTGTCTTTGTAAAAGCCCTGCTGACAGCAGCTGTCATACTGTCGCTCGCAGGAACGGCAATGCAGCGCTTCTTTTGTGCAGCTCCACACAAAGACCGGAGGGGGTTTGGCAATATCTGCCATAACGAAATTACTCTGCATTAGTGCAACAGACGCTAAAATTATGTTAGCAAGATTTACACTCGCCCAACTGGGTGAAAGTTACTCGGCAGCAAAACAGCATGGACTGGTTTCCTCTTGATCCTGGACTAGGTGCAGAAACTTTTAACAGAGAGCATCTGTGGTAATAGGCTGACCTGTGATTGTTGAACGGTACCTATTTTGAAGACAAAATGGTGACCATTTTACTTCTGAATgtaataacaaattatatatatatatatatatatatatatatatatatatatatatatatatatatatatatatatataaaatacactaccagtcaaaagtttttgaacaggaagatttttaatgttttttaaagaagtctgctcatcaagcctgcatttatttgaaaacacagaaaaactgtaaaattttgaaatatttttattatttaaagtaactgttttctatttgaatatattttaaaatgtaatttattcctgtgatcaaagctgaatttttagcatcattactacagtcacatgatcctttagaaatcattcatatattctgatttgctgctcaaaaacatttagtttaaaactGCTGAGTAGCATTTTATCAAgtttctttaatgaacagaaagtttagaagagcagcatttatcagaaatagaaatattttgtaacattataaatgtctgtatcatcacttttgatcagtttaaaacaaccttaaagacagaaaaaaagtgttaatttaaaagaaaagtgttaatttctataacttattttatttcaaataaatgctgacctttggatctttttattcatcaaagaaccctgaagaaaatgcactcaactgttttaaatattgataataataaaaaaaaatgtttgttgagcagcagatcagcatattagaatgatttctgaaggatcatgtgacactgaagactggagaaatgatgctgaaaattcagctttgaccacaggaataaattacattttaaaatatgttcaaatttagaaaacagttattttgaatagtaaaaatattttataattttactgtttttgctgtactttggatcaaataaatgcaggcttggtgatcagaagagactttttaaaaaaaaaaattaaaaatcttttgactggtagtgtcgATGCATTGACTTCTATGAACAAATTTGTTGAAAAATATACAAGGACATGTGATGTCAACTaaaacttattacattttatttaatggactAAGAAAACATAATGATAACTGATAAATTAGTCAAAAAAAGACCAGGAGCCAGATTCAcgaacatttaaaggaacaaaatTATTCTATTATTCTAATTCTATCATTAATAAAATTGCTTTCCTCTTGTTTAATTACTTAAGAAAACAgctacatatattttataattctaaattcttcttttttttttttttttgaaaaaaatctaaattgtaccaaaaaataataatagaaatttaaacaaaaaatgcatatacatCATTACAAATAACCTCTAAAGGTTAGGATAAATCCCAAAttatttgtactgttttgttttaaatattaagaacTACAACAACaggtattattacaattttggtATTTTGTATTAATTGGGGGAAAAATTCTTAGTGTTTTTGTCCTGTTTAATAGTAGAAATGTATCAAGTTAAATAAGTTCAtgcataaaacaagaaaaaaattaattcaaagagaaacaagattatttttcttaccctattggcagatatttttcttgttttaaacaaaaattcacttaattttgaAAGCTTAATTGAGAAAACGAaatgttattttgcattttgagtaaatatatcttgatttaagaatgctCAGTTATTTGTGCtggaaaacaatacaaaaacacttaatttttacagtgtatttacaAAAAGTAACTTTgttagaagaaaaaacaaagaaaataggAACGCAAAGAAACCTTAAGAGTTTTTTTAATCTGGCACCAGGAATTtaaatttcaaacaaatgtaaacaggcttaattttgattttatgaaaCTCAGAGGAAATGgttataatttaaaagatttaacGTTCAGCCTAAGCAGACTGTGTATAATTGTTTGTCTTCAGGTAAACCAGCACCATGTTGACCAGCATCACCGAGAGCATCTTCTGCTGCCTGATGGGAAAGACGACCAGCGTCGTGTTGCCAGTTGAATCATCCGACGGCAAGCCGGCTGACGGCTTCGAGTTTGTGGAGGTGAAGCCGGGTCGTGTCCTGCGTGTGCGCCACATTCTCCCCGAACGACCTGCTACGACAGAATCTCAACCAGAAGCGGGCAGCAGCGTCCACTGTAAGCGCAAGATCACGGTGTACCGCAACGGCCAGCTGGTGATCGAGAACCTGGGTGACGTTCTTCACTCCGAAATCCTACAGTGCCAGAACGGAGACGTGGAACAGTGCAGTACAGTGGAGGTGGAGTTGTCCGATTACACCACCGCGCCCTCGTCCCCCGATCCCAAACCCGCTCCGCCTCTTCCCACCTCAGACCAGCAGAAACCGGCTCCTCCTCCCAGACGCCGGCGACGGAAACCCAAGCGCACCGTGCTGATCGATACGGAGCGCTGCATCAGCAGCTGTAAAGGGACGCATTTGGACGTGGCGCTGTTCTTCATCCACGGCGTGGGCGGTTCGCTGGATATCTGGGGGAGTCAGCTGGATTTCTTTTCGCGGTTGGGTTATGAGGTCATCGCACCAGATTTGGCGGGACACGGCGCCAGCACTGCCCCTCAGATAGCGGCCGCGTACACCTTCTACGCCCTCGCCGAGGACCTGCGTGCTATATTTAAGAGATACGCGAGAAAACGGAACATCCTCATCGGTCACTCATATGGGTAAACACTGCATTTCAACTCAATGTACATTCTTTCATTGCATAATACAGTCAAAAGCATTAGACACTCATTTCAATATGGTAAAATACAGTGACCAAAATGTGACAAATGAAAggtattaaaaatagttttaactattaaaatcagtcaaccagtcaaaagtttggaataatttatatatatatatatttttttgctaaaaagtatagtaaaaactgtaaaattgtgaaatattattactatttaaaatagctgtgttccatgtgaatatatattaaaatgtaatttattcttttgattaaagctgaattttcagcatcattactccagtcttcagtgtcacatgatctttatttagtattttttattaaataaatgctgccttagTGACacttcattcaaaaacatgaaaatattttaattactgcaaacttctgaacagtagcAAATCTATAAAAACACAAGCAGAAACTTTacactttaaaagtttttagaTGTTGAGAAACAAATTTTGCCTGCTAGTGTTGTTATAGTtaaccaaaactaaaactattaatacTTGCTTTTGTTAAtagaaataaagctgaataacTTATGTTCTATTTGAAACTAACTGGAAtaaaataagtactaaaattactacatacaaatgaatgaaaaaatgttcaattgaaaattttaaataaagttaataaaaatgacaaatttaacacatttttgctataaaatgtaatacttttGTGATGCATTTTAGGACTTTTTTTGCTATAATTTTTAGGACTTTAGCGTTACAGTTTAGGAGATTTTTGTGATACATTTTGGGACATTTTTGTGATATACTTTTAGACATTTTTGCTATAAaaattttggactttttttgcAATACATTGTAGGactttttgccaaaaaaaaaaaaaaaccttacttttttttgcaataaatctaacatttttaGCAATAAATAGTTAGGACTTTTTTGTGATGCATTTTAGGACTTTTTTTGCTATAACTTTTACGATTTTCTGTGATACAGTTTAGGATATATTTGTGATACATTTTGCAAAACTTTGTAGGgcttttcacaacaaaaaaaaagtacttttttgcaataaatttaacaacatttttgcaatacatttaaggattttgtttgttttaggacTTTATTAATAACTGcttttattaatacaaataaagcaaaattaaattaaaaaaaatgtaaaaaaaaaaatgtagcattgGAAACTGGAATAAAATACGCAATACAATTACTagatacaaattaattaaataaaaataaagttagactgaaatatttaaataataactaataaaagtgacacaaaattactaaaataacttgcgaactgaaaaaaaaattaaatcttattcaaaaatcgtaataaatactataatattatataaatagtacgaaaataacactgatttagTCAAATACGTCAAACGGTTGACTTCTACTGTAGTTCTGTAATTCACAGAAGCCTTGTGTTTCTTCTGTTTCTTACTGGTACGGTGTTGTTCCTGTGCAGGGTGTCGTTCTGTACATTCCTGGCACACGAATATCCGGAGCAGGTGCATAAGGTTGTGATGATCAATGGAGGCGGCCCCACGGCGCTGGAGCCCAGCCTGTGCTCCATCTTCCAGCTGCCCTCCTGCGTCCTGCACTGTCTGTCTCCGTGCCTGGCCTGGAGCTTCCTCAAGTAAGAGCCCTAAATAACAACTTCTgcaaaaacaagtcattttagCTTACATGTAGCATGTTAAATATGGTCTCTTCTTCTTGTTTTCTGCTCAGAGCTGGTTTTGCCAGGCAGGGGGCTAAAGAGAAGCAGCTTCTGAAAGAGGGAAACGCTTTTAACGTGTCGCCATTCGTTCTGCGAGCAATGATGAGCGGTCAGTACTGGCCGGAGGGGGATGAAGTTTACCACGCCGAGCTGACTGTACCTATACTGCTGGTGCACGGCATGTACGACAAGTTTGTGCCGATCGATGAGGATCAGCGGATGGCAGAGGTTTGTGCACatcaaatgttttttcattgcGTGTGACAATATAAGGATGGAGCTTTCTGTGGCTGTGTCACAATTCACATACTTTtactactctaaaatatgtaCTCTGCCAGAGAGAACCTGAATCCTGTCAAGAACATGTCCAGGTCATATGTCACTCCAAAAATCAttcgatttttttcttttttaattgcagaaaaaatattacattttcttatttttttaagacgTCTTGCAATAAATTATAGGGATTTCTTGCAATAAATTTTAGGATCTCTCGCTattaattttttgacatttttgcaataaattttaggatgttttaacacatttttgcaATACATTTTGGAACTTTTTGTGATATGTTTTAGGACATATTTATGATACATTTTAGACTTTTTGTGATGCATTTTAGGACGTTTTTGTGACACATTTTGAGACATTTAACAATATGCTTTAGGACTTTTGCAATACTTTTTAGGACTTTTTGCTATAACATTTAGGACTTTTTTGCAATACATTTTGGGACATTTTTGCGATACATTTTGAGACATTTTTGCAATGTATATAACCTTTTGCAACACTTTTTTGCTATAAAATTTTGGACTATTTTGTGAtgtattaagacatttttgtgatacattttgtgacatttttacgATGCGTTTTATGAACTTTTTGCTATAAAATGTAGGAATgttttgcaatttattttagGACTTCTTTGTGATACATTTCAGGATATTTTGTTATACATTTTGGgacatttttgttataaattttAGGACCTCTTTTgctattgattttatttaatttttgcagaCTATAATTTTTGAGACATTTAACTATGTTTTAGGACTTTTTGctataaaatgtagttttttgtgatacattttagtaatacattttaagacattaaaagactttaaaagacatcagtttttttgtgatgcattttacaatttttgcaACATGTTTTaggactttttttattttaggacaTTTGTGTGATACATTTTGAGACATTTGTGTTATAAAAGTTAGAACTtattttgcaaaacattttaggactttctgcaacaaaataaaaaaataaaataaaataaaagtaaaattttgcaaaaaaattaacaacattTTAGCAAACCATTTTAGGactttctgcaaaaaaaaaacaataataataataaaaaataaaaaaataaaataaaaggactttttttgcaaaaaacgtgacaacattttttcaatacattttaGGACTTTTTTTGCAATACATTTTAGGTCTTCCAAGCAAGCAAACAAGAAACGCTTTACTTAAATACTGACTAAAATACGATTtcataaatagaaataaatatggtttaaataaagttgtattgcaaatgcaattttttaactGCAACAGTGAAAATTCTGTACTTCACTAATGATAACCTAACGAAATTCACCATTGAGAATAATGAGAATTccaaaactaaaactacaaaaaactAAAGTGCATGACCGTTGTGAATTTAAGGTGAGACAATGATTAATGGTTATGAAAATAACTTCACAATGCAAACATCTTCAGTTCTAAAATAACAGGCTTCATTTTCATCTTCCtacaaaatatgatttattactTCCTCCTTTTGATTTTGTGACAAgtgcaatatttttttgtgaaatttgcaCATATAGTCTTGCATGCTATGTGAATTGGGACACAACCTTTGATTCTATAGTGTGTGTGAAATAACAGTGTGATGTTGGCTCACTCACGGCTCTCCTCTTCAACACAAGAGCATCTCTGTGCTGTAATGGGCCGCTCATGAGTAGAGAAGCATTACGTGTGTCCTGATGCAGATGTGCTCTGAATGAAACACTGGCGTCTCATTGTACTGCTGTAGTCAGTGAGGACTCCCTGCAGGCAGATCGGAGGCTCACAAtactgttaataaaacacagAGTTCAGATGTTCTGCAAAACAGCAATAAATCAGAAAATGCAAAGATATAACTCCAAGACTGATGGTCTGAAGTCATGTGAATGATCCAGAAATTAGACTTAACATTAGTTTTACATTAaagataaacaataaaaaaaaaatgctatgcatttttatataattatataattcaattaaaataaaatataaatatatataatttatatatatatattgccattcaaaagtttgggatcagtaggatttttaatgtttttttaaagaagtctcttatgctcatcaaagttccaaaaatacagaaaatgtaatatgaaatattattgcaatttaaaatacctgttttctattttaacatactttaaaatataatttatttctgtgatacaaagctgaattttcagcatcattactccagtcttcagtgtcacacgatccttcagaaatcattcaaatatactgatttattatcagtgttggacacagttgtgctgcttattttttttgcaacctcttatagttttttcaggattctttgatgaataaaaagttggaaagaacagcatttattcaaaataaaatcttttctaacaatataagttttAATGATCactttttcatcaatttaacacatccttgctgaataaaagtattcatttctttcaaagaaagaaagaaagaaagaaaaaaaaaaaaaaaaaaaaaagtactgaccccAGTTTGaaccattttcaaaactgataataaatcagcatattagaatggtttctgaaggatcatgtgacacttatgcctgaaataataatgctaaaaagtcagctttgcatcacaggaataaattctattttaaagtatattaaattagaaaaccgctattttaaattgcaataatttttcacaatattacatttttttttctgaattttgatcaaataaacacagcctcgATGAGCAgcaaagacttctttaaaaaacattaagtcttactgacttcaaacttttgtatgacagtatatataaatatatttatacacaaataTTTGTTTCGCTTAATTTTAAcgatatatatgtaatttatacattaattagataaatacacatatacatatatacatttaaacatgttaatgtgatttataaacattatttgcATAAGCATTTctattacattatacattatacatactAATGTtactttacaaaatatatacatttaatgtattttaaagccAAGGAACATAAAAGCATgtacaaccaaaaaaaaaaaaaaaaaattaagttcacAAGAACACTAAAATATTGTGACGTTTTAAGTAAAGCTTCATCAGactataatgtatttaaaataaatatattatatacatacatgtatttatagaaaatacattctaaaaatataatgtgtaaaatgtatcagtttaaaatatttaaattatatgcagaatataaataaatatatttaatatatttttacatttaatatattatacattttagattataggctacatttaaataacaaaataaaactatgaGTTTGCCTAGCATCTGCGTGtacactgtgtgtaattattatgtatatataaacacacacaaaatgtatatatttaagagaaatgtcatttatgtacaaaatatttttatttatatataatataaattctagaaaaataataaatacatatactgtaaatatttctttaatatatacataaatgtgcttgtatttatatatacataataacaattacacagtacacacacatatatattaggcaaactcaaacttttattttgtttgcgaGTAATCACAaataatcgtttgccagccctaaataaaacatattaaaataataacaataaaatcgtatttatacaaaacattataaaatgtatatttaaaaattaatttgtaatgtaaACTGTCTTCATTTCAGATCCTCTTGTTTGCGTTCTTGAAAGTGATCGAGGAAGGCAGTCACATGGTGATGATGGAGTGTCCCGAGACGGTCAACACGCTCCTGCACGAGTTCTTCCTCTGGGAACCTGACAGTTCCAAAAAGGACACGGTTACCACGGTAACAGCCGGCCAGACCACAGCCGATGATGCCACGCCCGTCCAGACGCTCGTCGTCGCCAACGGCGGCAGCACAGGGACACCCAAGGTCAACAAGCCCCTTAACAAGTAACCTGATGATTGACGTTTTCGGGGTAAACCAATCAGAAGGCTGTTGATGGCAGGCTGTCAAACCGTCACCTTGGCTGAGAGCTGGATTTTGGTCAGAGGGCCCAAGCTGGTGTCAAGACGGGGATGAGAAA includes:
- the abhd8a gene encoding protein ABHD8 — its product is MLTSITESIFCCLMGKTTSVVLPVESSDGKPADGFEFVEVKPGRVLRVRHILPERPATTESQPEAGSSVHCKRKITVYRNGQLVIENLGDVLHSEILQCQNGDVEQCSTVEVELSDYTTAPSSPDPKPAPPLPTSDQQKPAPPPRRRRRKPKRTVLIDTERCISSCKGTHLDVALFFIHGVGGSLDIWGSQLDFFSRLGYEVIAPDLAGHGASTAPQIAAAYTFYALAEDLRAIFKRYARKRNILIGHSYGVSFCTFLAHEYPEQVHKVVMINGGGPTALEPSLCSIFQLPSCVLHCLSPCLAWSFLKAGFARQGAKEKQLLKEGNAFNVSPFVLRAMMSGQYWPEGDEVYHAELTVPILLVHGMYDKFVPIDEDQRMAEILLFAFLKVIEEGSHMVMMECPETVNTLLHEFFLWEPDSSKKDTVTTVTAGQTTADDATPVQTLVVANGGSTGTPKVNKPLNK